Within Marinomonas mediterranea MMB-1, the genomic segment TGAAGCGTCGATGCCTGACATTAAATACGACGAGTCGTTGCCGGTTGCAGCAAAAGCCAAGGATATTGTTAAAGCCATTGAAGAGAATCAAGTGGTTATTATTGCAGGCGAAACCGGATCTGGTAAAACAACACAGCTGCCGAAAATGTGTTTGCAAGCAGGTCGAGGCATTGCGGGTCAAATAGGGCACACTCAACCTAGACGAATTGCCGCACGAAGCGTGGCAGAGCGTATTTCTGAAGAACTCAATGTTGAACTTGGCACCGCCGTGGGTTATCAAGTCCGTTTTACTGATGAAAGTCAGGAAACAACGCTGGTTAAACTGATGACCGACGGGATCTTATTGGCTGAGATCCAACAAGATAAATTTCTTCAAAAGTACGACACTATCATTATTGATGAGGCGCATGAACGAAGCCTAAACATAGACTTCCTTTTAGGGTACCTAAAGCGCGTTCTTAAATCGCGACCAGACCTTAAAATCATTGTGACCTCAGCAACGATTGACGTGGAACGTTTCTCGAAGCATTTTAGTGATGCACCGGTTTTTGAAGTCTCGGGCAGAACATACCCTGTTGAAATTCGCTATCAACCGTTACTCAGTAAATCGGACTACGAAGAGCTGGACGAAGATCAAAGCATGGAACAAGGTATATGCGATGCCGTTGCTATGTTGATCGAAGAAGAAAGGCAATCAGGTTATCGAGGCGCAGGCGACATACTTGTGTTCTTACCTGGTGAGCGTGAGATACGAGAAACGGCTGAACAGTTAAGGCGCGCAGAGTTTAGAAATACCGAAGTGCTACCATTGTATGCTCGCTTATCCAGTGCTGAGCAGCAGAGAGTCTTCAAACCTCACGGTGGTCGTCGTATTGTCTTATCAACGAACGTTGCGGAGACCTCATTAACGGTACCTGGTATACGTTATGTGATTGACCCAGGTTTAGCGCGAATCAGCCGCTACAGTGTTCGGTCAAAGGTACAGCAATTACCGATTGAAAAAATCAGCCAAGCAAGCGCAAACCAACGAGCGGGACGCTGTGGTCGTGTCGCGGATGGTATCTGTATCCGATTATACGAAGAGTCTGACTTTATCAATCGGCCCGAATTTACAGATCCAGAAATTTTTCGTACAAACCTCGCGTCCGTTATATTGCAGATGGCCAACCTCCGCCTCGGCGCAGTGGAGAAATTCCCTTTTGTTGAAATGCCAGATAGACGCCTGATCAATGACGGTTATCAAGCGTTAAAAGAACTCGGTGCCATAAAGAATGAGCGTTTGACTCAGATTGGTAAACAGCTCGCAAAACTGCCGATCGACCCGAAACTTGGTCGAATGATCATTGCTGCAAATACGATGGGAACGCTCAAAGAAATCGCGGTGATCGTAAGTGCACTGTCCATTCAAGACCCGCGCGAGCGTCCGCAAGACAAAAAGACTCAATCTGATCAAGCGCATGCCGTCGACAAAGATCAAGATTCAGATTTTATCGTGTTGCTTAATTTATGGGACAGATTTGAAGACCAAAGACAGGCGCTCTCTCAGAACCAACTGCGTCAGTTTTGTCGTAAGCAGTTTCTTAACTTTTTACGAATGCGCGAATGGCGCGATATCCATAGACAAATAATGATCGCGTGCAAACAGCTCGGATTTAAAGAAACGAATAGAGATGAGCGAGACTACGAATCGATTCACAAATCGCTATTGGCAGGGTTATTCACTCAAGTCGCGAATAAGCTAGAAGACAGCAAAGAGATGCTGGGTTGTCGTTCCCGTAAATTGGCGGTTTTTCCAGGCTCGATGTTATTTAAAAAGCCTCCTCAATGGATAATGGCTGCGGAGCTGGTGGAAACCTCCAAACTCTACGCCCGTATGGTGGCAAAGATTGATCCTAAATGGATCGAAGAATACTCCGCCCCGTTTGTTAAAAGACAGTACTTCGATCCGCGCTTTGAGCGCAATCAAGGTCGAGTGATGGCAAACGAACAAGTTGCATTGTATGGTCTTGTGATTGTGCCAAAACGCCGAGTAGATTATGGGCATGTTAACCCAGAAGATGCGCGTGACGTGTTTATTAGGCAGGCATTGGTCGAGCGCGAGCTGCGTTCGAAAGCCATGTTCTATCGCCACAATAATAAATTGATGGATGAGATCGAGAGCCAGGAAGCAAAGCTAAGAAAACGCGACATCTTAGTTGATGATGAAACGGTCTATCAGTTCTATCACGAAAATTTACCGGAGAATATCCGCAACCAAAAAGGCATCGAATTTTTCGCTAAAGAGTCGCCTAACGCGCTGCTGATGAGCAAAGAATACCTTGTTAATCAGTCTGTGACGGTAGACGAATATGCCTTTCCAGACAGTTATTTGCTAAATGGCGTCCCGCTGCCGATTGATTATCAATTTGAGCCGGGCAAAGCCAAAGATGGTGCGACACTTAAAGTGCCTGTTGGCCTACTAAGGCAGCTTAGCCTTGATGATTTAGGTTGGGCCGTGCCTGGTTATATTAAAGAGCGCAGCGAAGCGCTGATTCGTGCTCTGCCTAAAGTATTGAGAAGGCGCTTTGTGCCTATCCCGCAGTTTGTGGACCGAATCTACCCCAATTTGTCGAAAGAAAAAGGAGCGTTGTTGGAGCAGTTAAGTCTCCAAATTAAACGTGAAACCTTGATCGATATTCCTTTAAACGAATGGGCTGAAGAAAAACTTGATGCGCACCTTACGCTTAACCTCGAAGTTGTAGACGAAAGAGGAAAAGTCATCGGCGAGGGGAAAAATCTAGCGGAGCTTCAGGACAAGTTTGCGGCGCTAGTGGATCAGAGTTTTGCTAAGTTTGGTACGAAAAAACACGAGCAAGTTGGACTAACGCATTGGCCAGATCAAGACGTACCTGAACGCAAGGAGATCAAGCAAGCCGGAATTTCTGTCACGGCATTTCCAGCGTTGGTAAACGCGGATGACACTGGCGAAGTGTCGCTGAAAATGTTCGATGATGAGCAAACTGCGATAGAAGAGCACAGAAAAGGTGTGATTGCTCTGCTAAGATTGACATTAAATAAAGAGGTGAAGTATTTACAGAAAAACTTACCTCACGTTCGTGAATCTCTGCTGATTTTTTCTCCGATTGGAAAAAAAGAGATGCTACTTGATGACCTAATCAATGCGATACTCGATAAAGTGTTTATCGATGGTAAGCGTTTGCCACGGACAAAAGCGGAATTTGAAGCAACATTAAGCGATAATAAAGCAGGGCTTATTCTCACAGCAAATACCATGGCAGAGCAGCTGTATAAGGTGCTTAGTTCGTATCAAAAAGTCGCGAAGAAAATGAAAGGCAACATACCTTTGCCTTGGACGAGAGTCTATGGAGACATTAGCACGCAACTAAAATGCCTGATTTACCCGGGATTTATAGGTGCGACACCATTATTTTGGATGTCGCAGTTGCCTCGCTATTTTAAAGGAATTGAAGTGCGACTAGAGCGCTTTCAGAACCACCTAAACAAAGAAAATGCGCTCGTAGGACAGCTCGAAGGGCTTTGGTCTCAATATGATCAACAAAAACAAGCGCATATCAAAAAGGGAATTTATGATCCAGAACTAACGAAATACCGTTGGATGTTAGAAGAATATAGGATTTCATTGTTTGCGCAGACGGTCGGTACACTCGAACCCATATCCGATAAACGTTTGAATAAACAATGGCAGCTGGTTAAAAAACTTGTATAGGATGGTTGTACCAATGAGAAGGTTGAAGATGTTGTTGGTAAATGTGAAAAAAGTACTGTTGATCGTGGGACTTTCGATAGGAGCTTCTATTTCAAGCGCTGAAACAGCGCCAGAAGACCCGTGGGAAGGTTATAACCGGACGATGTCGAGTTTTAACGATACGCTTGATAAGTACGCCTTGAAGCCTTTGGCTGAAGGGTACGATTACGTTACCCCAAGCCCAGTTCAACGAGGTGTCGGCAACTTTTTTAACAACCTAGGTGAAGTTGGCAATATCACGAACAACCTTCTGCAAGGAAAATGGGATGAAACGGCGGCGTCAACGTTTCGTTTCCTGATCAACAGCACGGCAGGCTTTTTAGGGATTTTTGACGTCGCCAGTGAAATGGGACTAAAGCGTGAACCCGAAGATTTTGGTCAGACATTAGGGTATTGGGGCGTTGGATCAGGGCCTTACCTTGTTTTGCCTTTTTTAGGGCCATCGACGGTAAGAGATGCGACAGGTACAGCGGTCGATTATTTCAACTATGATCCAATTGAGCTTTTAGACCCGACGACGAACGAATATTGGTCAGCAAAGGCGCTTGAAATCGTTCAAATTCGATCAAAACTGTTGTCGTCCGAGCGTTTGATTTTCGGAGACCGATACAGCTTTATTCGGGATGTTTACCTACAGTCCAGAAACGCCGCTATTTACGACGGCGAAGTCGGCGGTCAACCTGCAAAAGTTAGTAATGAGGAAGAGGGAAGTTGGGACGAAGAGTCTGATGACAGTTGGGGAGAGGACGATAGCTGGGGTGACGATGACAGTTGGGGAGATGAAAGTAGCTGGGGCGACGAGGAGTTTGGTGACGAAGAGGCTGTAAATTAAGCTCAAATTTAAGTAAGTCAGCATAGTCGTGTGCAGTAGAGAAACAAAATTCAACAAACTATTGCTTTCGAAATTATCATTGAGCAGTAATATTACACTCATAATAGGCCGCGTGATGCCAGTTGTTAGAAATCAAGAGCATATCAATTGGATCATTGAGTATTGAGTTGATTTCTTTGGATAGAGATGGCCGATCAAATAAAGCGTAGATCTTAATATCTATGAGCGGCGTTAGTCATGAATAAGAGTTTGGGTGCGCGACACGAAGGCACGTCAAACCATATATATAAATCATATATATAAAACGAATGTGATCAGGAACTTATGACCCTAACTAAACGCCTAATTATGCTTGTATTGCCAGTTCTCATTGTAGGCTTTGGCGGGGCAACCTGGGGTGTATTTTCCGCTCAAAAAAGCTCGCTTATCGAACTGGAAATGTCGAAGTTAAACTTTAATTTGCTTAACCTTCGATACTCCATGGAAGAAGAAATCTATTTCGCGACCGGCATTATGAGTATGCTAACGGAAAAACGTGAAATACGTATGCCATCGCAGGCACAAGTGAACTCGCAAGCGTCATTGACCGATTTGGTTGATCGATACACAAATGATGTCGCATATCGTTTGGCAGGTGATATCGCTGTTTATATTTTGAATGAAGAGGGCATGCCTCTTTATACCTATGAACGAAAATCTGAAAATAACGATCGCGTAGATTGGCTTATTGATAAGCTCAGCAGAAACAGCAATGCCATTGCAGATTTAGATAACTTCGAGGTGTTTAAAAGCCCTGAAGACCATCATGTTATTCTTCATTCACACTCACTCAATGGCTCATCGACTCACTCTGGCGTGTTATCACGATTTAACGACGCGCGTTATATTTTTGTGACCATTAGTTCCCCAGAATTTGACAGTGCGTTAAGAAACATCAATCAAAAATACGGTGTCCAAGCAAAGGTTGTCAAAAGCAGTACGGTTGAGCCCTTAACGGTCTCGATGCCTATGTTGGCGGGCGGCTATGTCAATATTTCACTCACTGACCGCTATGTTGATCAGCAACTTAAGACCTTTTTGTACTGGTATCTCGGTGCAGGAACAATATTAGGTTTACTGACCTTTTGCGTGTTACTTTTCCTTATTAAGCGCTACATCATTCAACCGATAGGGACGCTCGATAGACAGCTTTCTCTTGTCATGTCTAACAGACAAGAGAATATCCTACAGCCTACTGGGCAAGATGAAGTCAGCCGTGTTGGCGTAAAATTTCATCAGCTGTATGAGCAACTTAATCAAAACCTTCAAGCTTCTCGCGATATGGCGGTAACCGATGCATTAACAATGTTGCCCAACCGTCTGCGATTCCATGAATTCGCCAAAAAAGCACTCACAAGAAGTAAATCGAAAGAGACGTTTTTGTCGCTCATCTACATTGACCTCGATAACTTCAAATTTGTTAACGATCGATTTGGTCATGAAGCGGGTGACGAACTGCTAGTCGAAGCATCCACCTCCTTCTTCGAATTGATAAAGCAGGGTGGCAGGCG encodes:
- a CDS encoding putative bifunctional diguanylate cyclase/phosphodiesterase, coding for MTLTKRLIMLVLPVLIVGFGGATWGVFSAQKSSLIELEMSKLNFNLLNLRYSMEEEIYFATGIMSMLTEKREIRMPSQAQVNSQASLTDLVDRYTNDVAYRLAGDIAVYILNEEGMPLYTYERKSENNDRVDWLIDKLSRNSNAIADLDNFEVFKSPEDHHVILHSHSLNGSSTHSGVLSRFNDARYIFVTISSPEFDSALRNINQKYGVQAKVVKSSTVEPLTVSMPMLAGGYVNISLTDRYVDQQLKTFLYWYLGAGTILGLLTFCVLLFLIKRYIIQPIGTLDRQLSLVMSNRQENILQPTGQDEVSRVGVKFHQLYEQLNQNLQASRDMAVTDALTMLPNRLRFHEFAKKALTRSKSKETFLSLIYIDLDNFKFVNDRFGHEAGDELLVEASTSFFELIKQGGRRRYGSMVSRLSGDEFAIVLSHNELKEREELGERIVSLFEGGFQTNRYRMPVSASVGIATYPQDGNELRGLIANADMAMYHAKRSGKNRFDVYSEDIAQEARRTKAIEDALKFVDCDKEFSLVYMPYTNRDGKVVGVEVLLRWFSPSLGVIQPDEFVPIAEQTGSFSKIDGWVFEKAFEQISALQGLLNDDIIVSVNLSAAELGRPSLVERLVELQKQFNLPAGVIELEITETFGYFEVEQVLEVLVDLRSLGFGITIDDFGIGYTPLLQMIDYPVDKVKLDKALVNRITHADYKMLLEPTIQLCHLQNISVTAEGVENDVQHQYLHRFGCDYFQGYWLAVPMTLEDLGNWYKEYTNGE
- the hrpA gene encoding ATP-dependent RNA helicase HrpA, which encodes MAKDRHAIQRKIDTISKRSSENSPTDKLQNELNNLIERSRRMFEEREASMPDIKYDESLPVAAKAKDIVKAIEENQVVIIAGETGSGKTTQLPKMCLQAGRGIAGQIGHTQPRRIAARSVAERISEELNVELGTAVGYQVRFTDESQETTLVKLMTDGILLAEIQQDKFLQKYDTIIIDEAHERSLNIDFLLGYLKRVLKSRPDLKIIVTSATIDVERFSKHFSDAPVFEVSGRTYPVEIRYQPLLSKSDYEELDEDQSMEQGICDAVAMLIEEERQSGYRGAGDILVFLPGEREIRETAEQLRRAEFRNTEVLPLYARLSSAEQQRVFKPHGGRRIVLSTNVAETSLTVPGIRYVIDPGLARISRYSVRSKVQQLPIEKISQASANQRAGRCGRVADGICIRLYEESDFINRPEFTDPEIFRTNLASVILQMANLRLGAVEKFPFVEMPDRRLINDGYQALKELGAIKNERLTQIGKQLAKLPIDPKLGRMIIAANTMGTLKEIAVIVSALSIQDPRERPQDKKTQSDQAHAVDKDQDSDFIVLLNLWDRFEDQRQALSQNQLRQFCRKQFLNFLRMREWRDIHRQIMIACKQLGFKETNRDERDYESIHKSLLAGLFTQVANKLEDSKEMLGCRSRKLAVFPGSMLFKKPPQWIMAAELVETSKLYARMVAKIDPKWIEEYSAPFVKRQYFDPRFERNQGRVMANEQVALYGLVIVPKRRVDYGHVNPEDARDVFIRQALVERELRSKAMFYRHNNKLMDEIESQEAKLRKRDILVDDETVYQFYHENLPENIRNQKGIEFFAKESPNALLMSKEYLVNQSVTVDEYAFPDSYLLNGVPLPIDYQFEPGKAKDGATLKVPVGLLRQLSLDDLGWAVPGYIKERSEALIRALPKVLRRRFVPIPQFVDRIYPNLSKEKGALLEQLSLQIKRETLIDIPLNEWAEEKLDAHLTLNLEVVDERGKVIGEGKNLAELQDKFAALVDQSFAKFGTKKHEQVGLTHWPDQDVPERKEIKQAGISVTAFPALVNADDTGEVSLKMFDDEQTAIEEHRKGVIALLRLTLNKEVKYLQKNLPHVRESLLIFSPIGKKEMLLDDLINAILDKVFIDGKRLPRTKAEFEATLSDNKAGLILTANTMAEQLYKVLSSYQKVAKKMKGNIPLPWTRVYGDISTQLKCLIYPGFIGATPLFWMSQLPRYFKGIEVRLERFQNHLNKENALVGQLEGLWSQYDQQKQAHIKKGIYDPELTKYRWMLEEYRISLFAQTVGTLEPISDKRLNKQWQLVKKLV
- a CDS encoding MlaA family lipoprotein gives rise to the protein MLLVNVKKVLLIVGLSIGASISSAETAPEDPWEGYNRTMSSFNDTLDKYALKPLAEGYDYVTPSPVQRGVGNFFNNLGEVGNITNNLLQGKWDETAASTFRFLINSTAGFLGIFDVASEMGLKREPEDFGQTLGYWGVGSGPYLVLPFLGPSTVRDATGTAVDYFNYDPIELLDPTTNEYWSAKALEIVQIRSKLLSSERLIFGDRYSFIRDVYLQSRNAAIYDGEVGGQPAKVSNEEEGSWDEESDDSWGEDDSWGDDDSWGDESSWGDEEFGDEEAVN